From the genome of Staphylococcus haemolyticus, one region includes:
- the pfkA gene encoding 6-phosphofructokinase: MKKIAVLTSGGDSPGMNAAVRAVVRKAIYNNIEVYGIYQGYQGLLDDNIHKLELGSVGDTIQRGGTFLYSARCPQFKEASVRQKGLENLHKRGIEGLVVVGGDGSYRGAQRISEETKDIKTIGIPGTIDNDINGTDFTIGFDTALNTIIDSVDKIRDTASSHARTFIVEVMGRDCGDLALWAGLSVGAETILVPEANTDIKDIAEKIESGIKRGKKHSIVMVAEGSMSGQECADQLMKYINVDARVSVLGHIQRGGSPSGADRVLASRLGGYAVELLMQGRSGQGVGIMNNKLTATPFDEIFNGNDHKFNTDIYELAKELSI, encoded by the coding sequence ATGAAGAAAATTGCGGTTTTAACTAGTGGTGGAGATTCACCAGGCATGAATGCTGCTGTTAGAGCAGTTGTGCGTAAGGCGATTTATAACAACATTGAAGTTTATGGAATTTATCAAGGTTATCAAGGATTACTTGATGACAATATTCATAAACTTGAATTGGGTTCAGTAGGGGATACAATTCAACGTGGAGGAACTTTCCTTTACTCTGCAAGATGTCCACAATTCAAAGAGGCGAGTGTAAGACAAAAAGGTTTAGAGAATTTACACAAACGTGGTATTGAGGGACTAGTAGTAGTTGGGGGAGATGGTAGTTACCGAGGTGCCCAACGTATTAGTGAAGAAACGAAAGATATCAAAACAATAGGAATTCCAGGTACTATTGATAATGATATTAATGGTACTGACTTCACTATTGGGTTTGACACAGCGTTGAACACGATTATTGATAGTGTAGACAAGATTAGAGACACTGCTTCAAGTCATGCTAGAACTTTTATTGTAGAAGTTATGGGTCGTGATTGTGGTGATTTAGCACTTTGGGCTGGATTATCAGTAGGTGCTGAAACAATATTAGTTCCAGAAGCTAATACAGACATTAAAGATATCGCTGAAAAGATAGAAAGTGGTATCAAGCGTGGTAAGAAACACTCAATCGTGATGGTAGCTGAAGGAAGTATGAGTGGTCAAGAATGTGCGGATCAATTGATGAAATATATTAATGTTGATGCACGTGTATCTGTATTAGGTCACATTCAACGTGGCGGTAGCCCATCAGGTGCCGATAGAGTATTAGCATCACGTTTAGGTGGTTATGCTGTTGAACTATTAATGCAAGGTCGTTCTGGACAAGGTGTTGGTATCATGAATAATAAATTGACTGCTACACCATTTGATGAAATCTTCAATGGCAACGACCATAAATTTAATACAGAT